From one Nocardioides yefusunii genomic stretch:
- a CDS encoding IS110 family transposase: MSIVADHYRFVVGVDTHAATHTYALLESPSGRELGTETFPTTVAGLNRAIAWVGRRTGGDVDGVLVSAEGTGSYGAVMADLMSQSGYRVVEAPAPSAKRLRGRGKTDSLDAVTAARSTLVMDLNRLRDRRAGELQTALKVLTGAREQMNAERLRSINALTALLRTHSLGLDARKALTLTQIRAVASWRRRQENLGLSVARADAVRHARRVLELDDDLTSNREQVTTLVSDHAPVLLEMTGVGAVTAAVVMAVWSHPGRVRSEAALAQIAGTCPIPASSGNTTRHRLNRGGDRQLNRAINTIVLTRMRMDPATRAYVERRTAEGRTKKEISRSLKRYVTRQIHRTLTASPPLAA, translated from the coding sequence GTGTCCATCGTTGCAGATCACTACAGGTTCGTCGTGGGTGTCGACACCCACGCCGCGACCCACACCTACGCATTGCTCGAATCGCCATCAGGCAGAGAGCTCGGAACCGAGACGTTCCCTACCACGGTTGCTGGCCTGAACCGGGCTATCGCCTGGGTTGGACGCCGCACCGGCGGTGACGTCGACGGTGTCCTTGTCTCAGCCGAGGGCACCGGTTCCTACGGCGCTGTGATGGCCGACCTCATGTCCCAGTCCGGCTACCGGGTGGTCGAGGCTCCAGCGCCGTCAGCCAAACGACTGCGCGGGAGAGGGAAGACCGACTCACTTGACGCTGTCACCGCGGCCCGGTCAACGCTGGTGATGGACCTCAACAGGCTGCGGGACCGTCGTGCCGGCGAGTTGCAGACAGCGCTCAAGGTCCTGACCGGTGCACGTGAGCAGATGAACGCTGAGCGACTCAGGTCGATCAACGCGCTGACCGCGCTACTGCGTACCCACAGCCTGGGCCTCGACGCCCGCAAGGCGCTGACGTTGACACAGATCAGGGCCGTTGCGTCGTGGCGTCGCCGACAAGAGAACCTCGGCTTGTCGGTGGCCAGAGCTGACGCAGTCCGTCACGCCCGACGGGTGCTCGAGCTGGACGACGACCTCACGAGCAACCGTGAACAGGTGACCACGCTGGTCAGCGACCATGCCCCAGTGCTGCTGGAAATGACCGGAGTCGGCGCCGTCACTGCGGCGGTGGTCATGGCTGTGTGGTCTCACCCGGGTCGTGTGAGGTCTGAAGCAGCACTGGCACAGATCGCAGGGACCTGCCCCATCCCTGCATCGTCGGGTAACACGACCCGGCACAGACTGAACCGCGGCGGCGATCGGCAGCTCAACCGCGCGATCAATACCATCGTGCTCACCCGGATGCGGATGGATCCGGCTACCCGTGCCTACGTTGAACGACGCACCGCCGAGGGCCGAACGAAGAAGGAAATCTCACGCTCGCTCAAACGCTACGTCACCCGTCAGATCCACCGGACCCTCACGGCATCGCCACCCCTGGCTGCTTGA
- a CDS encoding DUF4469 domain-containing protein translates to MTGKTFKVSGKAKGVRTVTVQKREGQQWRKVKTVKVKNGSWKATLRAPKKTGRYTLRVTTNSSASKSVNITVRTRTKITLVVPQKMTSEDKAKFTGRTTKAKARTVVKLQRKSAGKWVTLAKARTNKAGRYTIKHTPTPGSESHVSVCRGWPGAGWQGGAGSSGSM, encoded by the coding sequence GTGACCGGCAAGACCTTCAAGGTCTCCGGCAAGGCCAAGGGCGTCCGCACCGTCACTGTGCAGAAGCGTGAAGGGCAGCAGTGGCGCAAGGTCAAGACCGTCAAGGTGAAGAACGGTTCCTGGAAGGCAACTCTGCGGGCGCCGAAGAAGACCGGCCGGTACACGCTGCGGGTGACCACTAACTCCAGCGCGTCGAAGTCGGTGAACATCACCGTCCGCACACGCACGAAGATCACTCTCGTTGTCCCGCAGAAAATGACGTCCGAGGACAAGGCCAAGTTCACAGGCCGTACAACGAAGGCGAAAGCCCGAACCGTCGTCAAACTCCAGCGCAAGAGTGCCGGGAAGTGGGTCACGCTTGCGAAGGCCCGCACCAACAAGGCTGGCCGCTACACGATCAAGCACACCCCCACGCCGGGGTCTGAATCGCATGTAAGTGTCTGTCGTGGCTGGCCTGGGGCTGGCTGGCAGGGTGGTGCCGGTTCTTCTGGCTCGATGTGA